Proteins encoded in a region of the Streptomyces violaceoruber genome:
- a CDS encoding polysaccharide pyruvyl transferase family protein, with product MHGRDAILVTGWFSFLHGEATAGDVLALARVERVLRDAGLAYDVVWSPGFRAEGTHFDDVDPAAYSRLVFVCGPVHGPQVEELHRRFAHCVRIAVGVSVVDPRSPAVTGFHRVLARDAAGTGPGVDLAARAPALPEVPVVGVVLTHGQHEYAGRRRHEEVAAALTGWLAGRDCARLELETRLDAHDWRLCGTPAQLEAVLARLDLVVTDRLHGLVLALRAGVPVLAVDPVEGGAKVTAQARACAWPALVAAERLAGAPAEGVLGPWWDWCLADGRAAAARIAAEFRAADPVPDAADGLVAALRDTSDAVRWR from the coding sequence GTGCACGGACGGGACGCAATCCTGGTGACCGGCTGGTTCAGCTTCCTGCACGGGGAGGCGACGGCCGGGGACGTGCTGGCGCTGGCGCGGGTGGAGCGGGTGCTGCGGGACGCGGGGCTGGCGTACGACGTCGTGTGGAGCCCCGGGTTCCGCGCCGAAGGCACGCACTTCGACGACGTGGACCCGGCGGCGTACTCCCGGCTGGTGTTCGTGTGCGGGCCGGTGCACGGGCCGCAGGTCGAGGAGTTGCACCGGCGGTTCGCGCACTGCGTGCGGATCGCCGTCGGGGTCTCCGTGGTCGATCCCCGCTCCCCCGCCGTCACCGGCTTCCACCGGGTGCTGGCCCGGGACGCCGCCGGCACCGGTCCGGGCGTGGACCTCGCGGCCCGCGCTCCGGCGCTCCCCGAGGTGCCCGTCGTCGGGGTGGTGCTCACCCACGGGCAGCACGAGTACGCGGGGCGGCGACGGCACGAGGAGGTCGCCGCCGCGCTGACCGGCTGGCTGGCCGGGCGGGACTGTGCCCGGCTGGAGCTGGAGACCCGGCTGGACGCGCACGACTGGCGGCTGTGCGGCACACCGGCCCAGCTGGAGGCCGTGCTGGCCCGCCTGGACCTGGTGGTCACCGACCGGCTGCACGGTCTGGTGCTCGCGCTGCGGGCCGGTGTGCCGGTGCTGGCGGTGGATCCGGTCGAGGGCGGCGCTAAGGTGACGGCGCAGGCCCGTGCCTGCGCCTGGCCGGCGCTGGTGGCCGCCGAACGGCTGGCGGGGGCACCCGCGGAGGGGGTGCTGGGGCCCTGGTGGGACTGGTGCCTGGCCGACGGGCGGGCGGCGGCGGCGCGGATCGCCGCGGAGTTCCGGGCGGCGGACCCGGTGCCGGACGCGGCGGACGGCCTGGTGGCGGCCTTGCGGGACACGTCGGACGCGGTGCGGTGGCGATGA
- a CDS encoding winged helix DNA-binding domain-containing protein: MTTKAGTTAPVLGIRALNRATLARQLLLRRASMSAEAAVAHLVGLQAQSVKPPYYALAARLDGFTPEDLSAPMADRRVARLVTLRSTIHTHTADDCLTLRPLVQAARERELRTFREGLTGVDLDRLARLARELVEAEPRTPGQLRQALGAEWPDADPQALSVAARCRLPLVQVTPRGLWGRSGQVTLTTAEHWLGRPARPEPAPDDTVLRYLAAFGPASVKDMQTWAGLTRLRDAFERLRPRLVTFRDPGGTELFDLPDAPRPDPDTPAPPRFLPEFDNLLLSHADRARVVPPAHKGRTWKKNQAYRVLLADGFVAGLWKLEDDALVVEAFDRPPKRQRDEIAAEGERMLATMHPGTAYDVRFGTVRD, encoded by the coding sequence ATGACGACCAAGGCAGGAACGACCGCCCCCGTCCTCGGTATCCGCGCCCTCAACCGCGCCACCCTGGCCCGCCAGTTGCTGCTGCGCCGCGCGTCGATGTCCGCCGAGGCCGCGGTCGCCCACCTCGTCGGGCTCCAGGCCCAGAGTGTGAAGCCCCCGTACTACGCGCTCGCCGCCCGCCTCGACGGCTTCACGCCCGAGGACCTGTCCGCGCCGATGGCCGACCGCCGCGTCGCCCGGCTCGTCACCCTGCGCTCGACCATCCACACCCACACCGCCGACGACTGCCTCACCCTGCGGCCCCTGGTGCAGGCCGCCCGCGAACGGGAGTTGAGAACGTTCCGCGAGGGACTGACCGGCGTCGACCTGGACCGGCTCGCCCGCCTCGCCCGGGAACTGGTCGAGGCCGAGCCGCGCACTCCCGGGCAGTTGCGTCAGGCCCTCGGCGCCGAGTGGCCCGACGCCGACCCGCAGGCCCTGTCCGTCGCCGCCCGCTGCCGGCTCCCGCTCGTCCAGGTGACGCCGCGCGGCCTGTGGGGCCGCAGCGGTCAGGTCACGCTCACCACCGCCGAGCACTGGCTGGGCCGCCCCGCGCGTCCGGAGCCCGCACCGGACGACACCGTGCTGCGCTACCTGGCCGCGTTCGGACCCGCGTCGGTGAAGGACATGCAGACCTGGGCCGGCCTGACCCGGCTCCGGGACGCCTTCGAGCGGCTGCGCCCCCGTCTCGTCACCTTCCGGGACCCCGGCGGCACCGAACTCTTCGACCTCCCCGACGCGCCGCGCCCCGACCCGGACACCCCGGCCCCGCCGCGCTTCCTGCCCGAGTTCGACAACCTGCTCCTCTCCCACGCCGACCGCGCCCGCGTCGTCCCGCCCGCGCACAAGGGCCGCACCTGGAAGAAGAACCAGGCCTACCGCGTCCTGCTCGCCGACGGCTTCGTGGCCGGACTGTGGAAGCTCGAGGACGACGCCCTGGTCGTCGAGGCCTTCGACCGCCCCCCGAAGCGGCAGCGGGACGAGATCGCGGCCGAGGGCGAGCGGATGCTCGCGACCATGCACCCCGGCACCGCGTACGACGTCCGCTTCGGGACCGTACGGGACTGA